Part of the Candidatus Dependentiae bacterium genome is shown below.
CAAAAATTGCATATTGATCAAAATTTATAATTGTTTAGGCTTTTAGCTGGACACCAAGAGCATTTTTGGTATAGTATATTTACCCGTTTATTTGATATAAATTAGTAAAAATACTTAAAATTTTAGGACCTTTGGGTTGTTGAAAGGCGGATTTACGCATGAAAGATATTATAGCATTTGATCAATATGCAATTTTTGCAACAGGTGGAAAACAGTATCAGGCAATACCTGGAAAAACAGTTTCAATAGAAAAAATTGAGGGAAATGCCGGAGATAAAGTTGAATTTAAAGAAGTGTTATTTCGCAAAACTGGTGAAGATAAATTCGAAATAGGACAACCGTTTGTTAACGGTGCAGTTTTGCATGCTTCTATTGTAAAACAAGATAAAGGTCCCAAAGTAATAGTTTTCAGACATAAAAGACGTCATAAACAACGAACCAAAAAAGGTCATAGACAATTAATGACCATAATTAGAATTGAATCAATCTAATTATTTTTAGTGCAAATAAAATAAAAAAGAGCAGGTTTAAAACCTGCTCTTTTTTATTCTTCTTCTTTTTCTTCTGCCAGATCTGCTAACTTATCATTATTACCGGCGAATAATAATTTATCGCCTTGCTGAACTATATAATCCGGATCTATTAAATTTATTTCATCATCTACATTCACACCTATACATGAAACTTGGCGTGATTTTTTAAGATTTATGCTGGAAAGAGTTTTACCTACAAAGCTTTTTGGTGCTTCAATTTCAGTTAGTGCAAATTTTTCCGTTACTTGAAAAAATTCTATTAAAGAAAAAGCTAAATTATTTGCAAGTTTTATTCCTATATCTTGTTCAGGGAATACAACTCTGTCGGCACCAACCAGAATTAAAATATTTTCGTGAATTTTGCTTACGGCTCGTGATATAACATTTTTTACATTTAGATTTTTCTTAAGTAATGCCGTAATTAAAATTGATTGAGCAAAATCTTCCCCCATTGCAACAACTACAGTATCCATGTCTTCTATGCCAAGTGTTAAAAGAGAATCTTCGCTTGTAACTCTTAGGCAAACTGCTTGCGTCACTTTATCTCTAATTGAGGCAATTATTGTTTCGTTGCTATCAATTGCCAAAACTTCCATGCCTTGATCGGCAAGAGATGTTGCTAATTGATATCCGAAACGTCCTAAACCAATAACAGTACATTTCATAATTATCCTTATAGTTAAACTTGCATAATTTTAGTGTACGATTTTTATTTTAAAAGCCAAACGCTGGCTATAAGAATTATTGTAAATAATATTACCAATTGGTTAAAATATCGGTCAATAAAAATTTTAATTTGAGGTCCCCATATTCTAATAGACCCTGCAACTAGAAAAAATCTGGCGCCTCTGGATATTATTGAATAAAAGATAAATGGTAATAGTGATAAACCACAAAATCCGGCAGATAATGTTACTGCTTTATATGGTAATGGTGTAAAACCTGCAATTAAAACTGCCCAATTTTGATAAAGTTTATATTTTAATATTGCGGCATTAAATGCAGATTCGGATATTATCCATTTAACCAAGTTTATGCCAATGGTATCCCACATCAATTTGCCTATACCATAAGCAAAAACACCGCCCGCTACAGATGATAAAGTTGCAATGGTTGCATATTTTAATGATTTTTTACTATTTTCTACACAAAAAAGTATAAGCAATGGGTCTACAGGAATAAAAAAAATAGCTTCTATAAAAAAAAGTGCTGCAAGCCACAAGTTGGCATATTTTGAATGTACTTTTTTTCCCATCCAGTCATATATTTTTCGTATAATATTCATTAAAACTCTCTTTTTTATTTATTCAAAATATTATTTAAATAATATTCGATTTGATCTATTGAAATTCTTTCTTGTTTTAAACTATCACGATCTCGTACTGTAACTTTATTATCTTCAATACTTTCAAAATCATATGTTATGCAAACAGGTGTGCCAATTTCGTCTTGCCTTCTATATCTTTTGCCTATCGATCCGGATTCGTCAAACTGAACCCTAAAACCATTCTTTTTTAAGTGATCGTAAATTTTTATACTGTTTTCAGATAAATTTTTACTTAATGGTAAAATTGCTGCAGTAACCGGTGCAATTTTAGGGCTTAATCTTAAGCTTGTTCGTATTTCGCCTTCAACTTCATCTTCAGTATAGGCATCAAATAATAATGTTAAAAATAATCTATCTACACCAACGGAACATTCAACAACATGTGGAACAAATGATTCTTTCTTTTCATCATCAAATACGGATAAATCTTTTCCGGAAAATTTTGCATGTTGAGAAAGATCAAAGTTTGTTCTATATGCTATTCCCTCAAGTTCTTTAAAACCAAATGGAAAGTTGTATTCAACGTCTATGCAAGCTTTTGAATAGTGCGCAAGCTCATCTTGAGCATGATGTCTGGTTTTTATATTTTGCATATTTAGACCGATATTTTTGTAAAAATTTAATCTACGTTCTACCCAAAGCTCAAAGAAATTATTGGCATCTTCGCCTTTGCAAAAAAATTCCATTTCCATTTGTTCAAATTCGCGCATTCTGAATAAAAATTGCTTAGGAGTGATTTCGTTTCTAAATGCTTTACCTATCTGGGCAATTCCGAATGGAATTTTAACTTTTGTAGAACTTAAAACATTTTTAAAATTTATAAAAATTGATTGGGCTGTTTCCGGCCTTAAGTAAGCAATATTTGATTCGCTGCTAACAGCTCCAAGTTGTGTTTCAAACATTAGTTTAAATTGTCGAATGTCGGTCCATTTTTTTATACCACAAGATGGGCAAGGTTTTTCCAGATTTATATCGTCAGATCGAAATCTTTTTTTACAATTTTGGCAATCAACCAATGGATCGCTGAAGTTATCAGCGTGGCCTGAGGCTTGCCAAACCTGTTGTGCTCCCAAAATTGATCCATCCAAAAATACAATATCCTCTTTACCTCTATTTAAATCTTGAATCCATGCGTTTTTAATATTTTGTTTTAATTGTGATCCGAGTGGGCCAAAATCGTAAACGCCATTCAATCCCGAATAAATTTCGGCACTTTGATAGACAAAACCTCTGCGCTTACATAGAGACACTATTTTTTCAAGGGTTACATTTGAGGACATTTTCAAATCCTTGGTAATAAAAAAAAGGCTATAATACTAAAAAACTTTAGTAATTATAACATAATTTTTTGTTTGTTTTACCATATGATTTTATTTTATTTTTATTTATAATTAATTATTATGAACGAATTAATATTTTTTTTACACATCATATCTGTTGTAGTAGCTACGTTTTTAGCCTTAAGATTGGGTAAAAGTGCCTTAGTTGGACTTATTTGTCTTGAAACGGTGCTATCAAATCTATTTGTTTTGAAGCAAATGACGATTTTTGGATTAAATGCTACATGTGCAGATGTTTTTGTCATAGGAATAGTTTTAGGTATAAATTTGCTACAAGAATATTTTGGCATTGAGTTTTCAAAAAAAACTATAAAAATTAGCTTTTTTGCCATGTTTTTTTATCTTTTAATGTCATTTATTCACTTATCTTATATTCCAAGCCAGCATGATTGGGCTCATATTTTATTTAATGAAATCTTGCGATTTACGCCAAGGATTGTTATTGCTTCCATGTTTGCTTATTTTGTTTCTTTAAGATTTAATGCAAGCTTTTATGCCCGATTAAACGAAAAATTTGATGGAAAATATTTGGTTTTGAGAAATATTATTTCAATAATATTTACACAATTGATCGACACGATCATATTTGTTTTTGTTGGGTTGTTTGGAATAGTTGGGTCTCCGGTACAAGTTATAGTTGTCGGATTTTCTATAAAAGTATTAATTACATTCATAGCTATGCCAATTATTGGTTTTACGAAAAAATATTTGATAAAAAACTTGGATTCAAATGACTTCTAATGATTTTTTTAAGTTTGAACTTATATATAAATCTAAAAAATCCAGAGCCAGGGTTGGTCGCATTCATACTCCACATGGAATAATAGACACTCCCTGTTTTGTTGCTGTTGGAACCAATGGAACGTTAAAAGCGCTGGATAATAAAACCTTGGATGAAATGGGTTTGCAGTTAATGTTTGCAAATACATATCATTTAATTTTGCAGCCGGGTTCAAAGTTGATTGCACAAGCCGGTGGAATTCATAAATTTTCTAAAAGAAGTTTTCCTATAATTACAGACTCCGGTGGATTCCAAGTTTTTAGTCTTGCATACGGTGGAGTCGCTCAAGAACTAAAGAGTAAGGGGCAAAAAAAACATGACAGTTCAGTTATAAAAATTAACGAAGAGGGTGTTTTATTTAGATCTTACAAAGATGGTGCCAAAATTTTGCTAACACCTGAAACATCCATTCAAGCTCAAAAAGAAATTGGCGCAGATATTATTGTTAGTTTTGATGAACTTTTACCATATCATACAGATTCAAAGCAGTTATTAAAATCTTTAGATCGTACGCATAGATGGGAAAAAAGGTCTTTGGATGAAC
Proteins encoded:
- the rplU gene encoding 50S ribosomal protein L21, with amino-acid sequence MKDIIAFDQYAIFATGGKQYQAIPGKTVSIEKIEGNAGDKVEFKEVLFRKTGEDKFEIGQPFVNGAVLHASIVKQDKGPKVIVFRHKRRHKQRTKKGHRQLMTIIRIESI
- a CDS encoding TrkA family potassium uptake protein — translated: MKCTVIGLGRFGYQLATSLADQGMEVLAIDSNETIIASIRDKVTQAVCLRVTSEDSLLTLGIEDMDTVVVAMGEDFAQSILITALLKKNLNVKNVISRAVSKIHENILILVGADRVVFPEQDIGIKLANNLAFSLIEFFQVTEKFALTEIEAPKSFVGKTLSSINLKKSRQVSCIGVNVDDEINLIDPDYIVQQGDKLLFAGNNDKLADLAEEKEEE
- a CDS encoding DedA family protein, with amino-acid sequence MNIIRKIYDWMGKKVHSKYANLWLAALFFIEAIFFIPVDPLLILFCVENSKKSLKYATIATLSSVAGGVFAYGIGKLMWDTIGINLVKWIISESAFNAAILKYKLYQNWAVLIAGFTPLPYKAVTLSAGFCGLSLLPFIFYSIISRGARFFLVAGSIRIWGPQIKIFIDRYFNQLVILFTIILIASVWLLK
- a CDS encoding glycine--tRNA ligase; its protein translation is MSSNVTLEKIVSLCKRRGFVYQSAEIYSGLNGVYDFGPLGSQLKQNIKNAWIQDLNRGKEDIVFLDGSILGAQQVWQASGHADNFSDPLVDCQNCKKRFRSDDINLEKPCPSCGIKKWTDIRQFKLMFETQLGAVSSESNIAYLRPETAQSIFINFKNVLSSTKVKIPFGIAQIGKAFRNEITPKQFLFRMREFEQMEMEFFCKGEDANNFFELWVERRLNFYKNIGLNMQNIKTRHHAQDELAHYSKACIDVEYNFPFGFKELEGIAYRTNFDLSQHAKFSGKDLSVFDDEKKESFVPHVVECSVGVDRLFLTLLFDAYTEDEVEGEIRTSLRLSPKIAPVTAAILPLSKNLSENSIKIYDHLKKNGFRVQFDESGSIGKRYRRQDEIGTPVCITYDFESIEDNKVTVRDRDSLKQERISIDQIEYYLNNILNK
- a CDS encoding queuosine precursor transporter; translated protein: MNELIFFLHIISVVVATFLALRLGKSALVGLICLETVLSNLFVLKQMTIFGLNATCADVFVIGIVLGINLLQEYFGIEFSKKTIKISFFAMFFYLLMSFIHLSYIPSQHDWAHILFNEILRFTPRIVIASMFAYFVSLRFNASFYARLNEKFDGKYLVLRNIISIIFTQLIDTIIFVFVGLFGIVGSPVQVIVVGFSIKVLITFIAMPIIGFTKKYLIKNLDSNDF
- a CDS encoding tRNA-guanosine(34) transglycosylase → MTSNDFFKFELIYKSKKSRARVGRIHTPHGIIDTPCFVAVGTNGTLKALDNKTLDEMGLQLMFANTYHLILQPGSKLIAQAGGIHKFSKRSFPIITDSGGFQVFSLAYGGVAQELKSKGQKKHDSSVIKINEEGVLFRSYKDGAKILLTPETSIQAQKEIGADIIVSFDELLPYHTDSKQLLKSLDRTHRWEKRSLDEHKKNINKQALYAVLHGGVDKDLRKKSCDNLSKLDFDGFAIGGSVGKDRFEMFDMLKSLMPNLPQDKPNHLLGIGDLESIAGIVPLGIDTFDSSHPTRAARHGLLFTKNGLMRVFKSGNANIHSPIENGCNCLTCQNYSLSYVYHLFKSHEIVGLTLATIHNIYFMINLMKDYRHRILNDEI